The nucleotide sequence CTGAAACCACCAAATACGGGAGGGATGATTCTCATAGTCTCCATTGCTGCTTTCCATGTGTGTTTCATCTTAGCAAGATCATCCCAATTGAGAAGCTCTCCAGAAACTTTGGTCTTTGCTATTTCTTCATGTTCTGCAGATGAGGAAACCAATTATCACAATACATCAATCCTTAATTAACATATGATCAAACACAATTGCATCTatggctatatatatatatatatgtatatgtacgtatgtatgtatgtatgtatgtatagaCTCATCGGATATCACAATGGCTTTACCATGGACAATAGCATCATAAGCGACCGGGTCTTTCGCTAGGAACCATAGCAGGAAAGTTAAAAGGCTTGTTGAAGTCTCATGTCCAGCAAACATGACAACAATAGCATTATCCAAAATCTCTTCTTCGGTCATTGTGCTCGTCTCATCTGGACTGCTTTGGTGCTGGATGTTGAGCATGCAAGTGATGAAATCATCCTGTGGGGAAGCTTGCCCTAGCTCCATTGCTGATCTCTTCTCGTGTATGAGCTCACTAACCACTCTTCTGATCCTTCTGCTTGCTTTTAGGCCATTACTGAACCGAGTGAATGGCAGATTTATTGGTACAGACCATAGGCCTTGTGTGAAGAGGTGAAAATCATGAATTAGCATCTCCCTATCCTTCCCTTGTTCTAGACCAAATAGAAGAGAGCATATGATATCAAACATGAGCTGCTTCATCATCGGATAAACCTGCAGGATCAAGAAAAGTAGCACTACTTCCCTCATTAGCATTAACACAAAATTAGCTAATTAATGGGTCGAATTAAGGCTTACCTTGACTGTTTGGTGGCCCTTCCAATTCATGTCAAGATGTTGCCTAACCACTCTATCAATCTTCCCAACATACTTCTTCAAGGATTCAGGCTTCAAGAACATCCCAATTGCACCCCTTACTCTTCTGTGATCTTCACCTCTCAACTCTGTCAAATTCTTATCCCCCAATATCCTTCTAATAGGCTGAGGTTGCTGGTTCGCCAGAATCACCCCATCATTAGTGAATATGAACTTGTTTGAAGCTGCCCCACTGAGAAGAACAGTAGGAGTCCCAAAGAGGCTGAGCTTGGACACTGCCCCATACTTCTGAATTCTACTTTGAAGCCATTTTTCACCTGTGTTTTTTCTCAGAGCATGTAAGAAGCTGAAGCTTTGGCCTATGATGGGGATGCCTAGAGAACCAGGAGGAAGCTTTTGAGATACCCCCCTTCTTTCTTTAAGAAAAAGTATGATGAAGATTGGAAGAAGGAAGATCAACAGAAGGTTGAAGATTGACATTGCAGTACTGTTGATGGAGGAAGGACATGAGAGACACAAAAAGTGGTGAAGCTTTTGCAGtccaaaaatgtttatttattatgatatcCTCTGTGCTTTCGATTTGAATCTgaccattttttaatatgatgtaTAATGTTTATGTTAGTgtcctctttttatttatttattttcttgctaTTGTTTTTGCTGTCTATCACTTGTCTCTTTTGTttgttgctatatatatatatatatatatatatatatatatatatatatatatatatatatatatatatgtgtgtgtgtgcgcaTTTTTAATATGTTGTATAATGTTTATGTTATTGTTTTTGCTATCACTTGtctatgtgtatatatatatatgtatatgtgcggggagggggggggggttaaaaatgttttttaaaatttattgaactaactaatttttttttaaaaaatactttttatattaaaaatgattcctaaaatcattatctaATAGATtataaaagaacttttaataATGCTtctacttaaaatatttttaaaataattattcgtCAAGTATTTCTTCAAGAACACCTTCGATTTTACTAATCCAACTGTTAATGAATTTCTTTAGAAGTAGTTCTCACAATAGTGGTTTTAGTCAAATAGCATATTTCTATGGAAGCCATTTTATAAAGAATTAAttattagatataaataaaaattattttcataatatttttaataataaattgaataaaaatgatttttcaaagaaatatttattaaatgttttttaggattttaaaattattttgttcatACTAGCTTTAGCCatatttcaagaatttttttttatttaaaaaaaggtaatttaaacaaaatttagaaaaattaaatattgtgtACCACTTATTGATTATGGAAGAAGCTACTAACAATATATATGCAATGAACCCATTTTATTATAGAGTCGTGTTTCGAAATGTGAGGGTTTATGAATCAAAAGTGGATAATATTTTCACAAGAGGaagatgttgtttgtttttttttttttagttttttgctaaaagtaatttactttcaaactttacattatttgtttttttatgacttattataaaaacaaataatctaatacttaatattatgaAGTACCGCTTAgtttcaacttttatttataattaaataaaaaaacaaataccattaaagtaaattatttcaaatgataTTAGAGTAAACCATCAAACTTGATATTAAAGTCTATTTGTTTGATCCATCGTGaggacataaaaataaattatatatttaagaaGTAATATATCATCATACTATCAATATTACTTGTTTAGttattattatagtttaattttcatctcAATGTCAACAAACAACTATTCACATTTAAATTAGTTATTTCAAtggaaaaattagaaattaatatttctcaaaaaaaattctttttttttttttggcccttTCATTTCTAGTATATatgataatcaattaaaatttcaaactttcccAAATTTCcttcttgtttcttttcatttctctcAAACCAAATAGACTAtgtaaccaaagaaaaaaagaagaaacatatTCATTAGGAGAGTGTTCACACTAAAGTTGATCATTGATTTTTTCAACATCTCATGTTGATATCATTCCTTATCTTTAGACAAATGGTCCAAAGCTTGGCTAAAGGAGGAGGGCCATATGCTTAGCAGGTTCGGACAAACACATTTGCCTTGGTGAATATGCCCTCTTTGTCTTCACATTTGGTCCCAATTGTGTCCTTTCCAACTCTTTGGATGTGAAATTTGTCATCTAATTCCTCTTACATATTCTTCTTCCATAAACATCttttttttacttggaaaatgCTAAGCGTTTCCGACAATAAATCGGATTAAATATATATGATGAAATTTAGATTATTGaacaaacatataaataaataaaagttaagtataaaggtaaaaatatatgagattaagatataaataatgaaacttaaaaatatatacgtGATACCACTTGATTAGTGATATTTTTTTCGATAGGTATTGAAAAATTACACTTTTATATTGTAGTTAGACCCTTATgatttttctcatcttttacTAGGGCCGATTATAATGATCTTATTAGATACAAGAGCCACTATAATAATTTAGTAATTATATTGAAGTTAAGTTACCAATTAATCTAAAAGCTTATGTCAATGTTAGACAACcggttaaatattatatattgtaCCGACTTGTTTAGATTAAAGCTCAAAACTTCGTCTTATGAATAACTTTCTTTTGAGGTTTGCAttaaacttttaatttaattatctaTGTTAGATTTTAGTAAAGtctcaaagaaaagaaatcaaatgtgaagtaaaatgattttcttatataatgaaaaataggaaagaaattaaatataattaaaaattagttatgaatttatatattttcaaatatttaattttaataacagtaggtgaaatgatttttaaaaagtatgtaaaaataatttattaacttcaattttcttttatttttcttcattttttaaaaaatttcttatcaTGTACATcatattaactttaaatttaacaTCTCGCTTTAAGAACTTTGTTTTTAAACAACTTTTTTAAAGTTACATGTGAGTTCAATTACTTCGATAAAATTATGACCATGACTTCTTAGTTATATAATAAGACTTCaatgtaataaattaaaaacttaatcTTATCAACTTTTTAATATTGTGAAGAAGGCTAAATATTCTCATAGTTTACATGTGACAAGTACTAGAACATGGAGGAGAATCCCAAGAAGGTAAATGTTTTCACTTTATAGCTAAAAACAACATGGTGTGAAGATTACAACATTGCAAtgactaaaaacaatatatatagaTCTTGAAATTACATCTATCTATGGTGCAATCTTTGGCTCAAGATAGACTAATAGTCCTTGTTGAGGTATTGGCATTGGATCCCTAATGATAACATCCTCACTGTCAAGTAGTTTCCATCTAAATTGGGTGATTAAATAGTGAATTGAGACTAAGGATTCAATCCTCACAAATTCATATCCTGGACAAATCCTCATTCCTCCTccaaatggaacaaaattgtaAGGTGGGATTGATGTCTGGTTATCGAATCGAGCCGGGTTGAATTTCCATTGATCTATAAAGATTTGATCATCCATATGGGTTGGACTTGCAGCCCAGAACACCTAATCAATAAACATGAGAAGTAGATGATGAGTCGATATTACTTATGTTAACACAACCACACATATAAATGGAATATATCAACATTCAAGAatctattaatcaaataaagataaaagaatttcacaatttttattctttcgTGAAACCTTAATAATAAGATAGTTAATTATGACATGACCGACAGATTTGTTATtcaataaataacaaaaaaaaaaaaaaaaaacttcaaatcttATGAGTTGATCAACTAGTTCAATTCGTGACATGTAATGGAAATAATATTGGAAACTTGTATGTTTGATGAGCTcataaaaataatggaaactGTGACTTACTTGCCACCCTTTAGGAATCAAGTAGCCACCATACTCAAAATCTTTGAGGACTTTCCTGAAACCACCAAATATGGGAGGGATGATCCTCATAGTCTCCATTGCTGCTTTCCATGTGTATTTCATCTTAGCAAGATCATCCCAATTGAGAAGCTCTCCAGAAACTTTGGTCTTTGCTATTTCTTCATGCTCTGCAGATGAGAAAACCAATTATCACAATACATCAATCCTTAATTAACATATGATCAAACACAATTGCatctatatatgtatgtatgtatgtatgtatgtatagaCTCGTCTTTATATGATACAGGATATCACAATGGCTT is from Vitis riparia cultivar Riparia Gloire de Montpellier isolate 1030 chromosome 10, EGFV_Vit.rip_1.0, whole genome shotgun sequence and encodes:
- the LOC117924159 gene encoding cytochrome P450 716B1-like, encoding MSIFNLLLIFLLPIFIILFLKERRGVSQKLPPGSLGIPIIGQSFSFLHALRKNTGEKWLQSRIQKYGAVSKLSLFGTPTVLLSGAASNKFIFTNDGVILANQQPQPIRRILGDKNLTELRGEDHRRVRGAIGMFLKPESLKKYVGKIDRVVRQHLDMNWKGHQTVKVYPMMKQLMFDIICSLLFGLEQGKDREMLIHDFHLFTQGLWSVPINLPFTRFSNGLKASRRIRRVVSELIHEKRSAMELGQASPQDDFITCMLNIQHQSSPDETSTMTEEEILDNAIVVMFAGHETSTSLLTFLLWFLAKDPVAYDAIVHEHEEIAKTKVSGELLNWDDLAKMKHTWKAAMETMRIIPPVFGGFRKVLKDFEYGGYLIPKGWQVFWATSPTHMDDQIFIDQWKFNPARFDNQTSIPPYNFVPFGGGMRICPGNEFVRIESLISIHYLITQFRWKLPNSEDVITRDPMPMPQQGLLVYLEPKIAP